From a region of the Actinomadura luzonensis genome:
- a CDS encoding mandelate racemase/muconate lactonizing enzyme family protein: MKIRHQDAYLGTPAQEEGYFVRPPWRSLYSARFETLLVSVTADDGTTGWGEALAPVAPEVPAAIVERLLAPVLIGEDPTRVRPLWDKLTGLMRERGHLTGHQADALAAVDIALWDLTGRLTGRPVADLLGGAFRSEVPVYVSGLPRPTDAERAELARQWAGKGATRVKLHLGHGVEEDLATFDAVAASSLQVAVDAHWVYEVPAAVRLARGLAERGALFLEAPLAPEDVEGHRELARRADLPIAVGETLRNRYEFAHWLGRRATGLAQPDVGRTGITELMAIGELAAAHHVRVAPHHSTGLGVALAAGVHVSAALANLAWFEYQPTTCEVAGAILRAPLPGDAAGFPVPPGPGLGVDVDPAALVPSAAL; the protein is encoded by the coding sequence GTGAAGATCCGCCACCAGGACGCCTACCTCGGCACGCCGGCCCAGGAGGAGGGCTACTTCGTCCGGCCGCCCTGGCGCAGCCTCTACTCCGCCCGCTTCGAGACGCTGCTGGTCAGCGTGACGGCCGACGACGGCACCACCGGCTGGGGCGAGGCCCTGGCGCCGGTCGCCCCCGAGGTGCCCGCGGCGATCGTCGAGCGGCTGCTCGCGCCCGTGCTCATCGGCGAGGACCCGACCCGGGTGCGGCCCCTCTGGGACAAGCTCACCGGCCTCATGCGTGAGCGCGGCCACCTCACCGGCCACCAGGCCGACGCCCTCGCCGCCGTGGACATCGCCCTCTGGGACCTGACCGGCAGGCTCACCGGCCGCCCGGTCGCCGACCTGCTCGGCGGGGCGTTCAGGAGCGAGGTCCCCGTCTACGTCAGCGGCCTGCCGAGGCCCACCGACGCCGAGCGCGCCGAGCTGGCCCGCCAGTGGGCGGGCAAGGGCGCGACCCGGGTCAAGCTGCACCTCGGCCACGGCGTCGAGGAGGACCTCGCGACCTTCGACGCGGTCGCCGCCTCCAGCCTCCAGGTCGCGGTGGACGCCCACTGGGTGTACGAGGTGCCCGCGGCGGTCCGGCTGGCCCGCGGCCTGGCCGAGCGCGGCGCGTTGTTCCTGGAGGCGCCGCTCGCCCCCGAGGACGTCGAGGGCCACCGCGAGCTGGCCCGCCGCGCCGACCTGCCGATCGCCGTGGGCGAGACGCTGCGCAACCGGTACGAGTTCGCGCACTGGCTCGGCCGGCGCGCCACCGGCCTGGCCCAGCCGGACGTGGGCCGCACCGGGATCACCGAGCTGATGGCGATCGGCGAGCTGGCGGCGGCCCACCACGTGCGGGTCGCGCCGCACCACTCGACCGGGCTCGGCGTCGCGCTGGCCGCCGGCGTGCACGTCAGCGCGGCGCTGGCGAACCTGGCCTGGTTCGAGTACCAGCCCACCACCTGCGAGGTGGCCGGCGCGATCCTGCGCGCGCCGCTGCCCGGCGACGCCGCCGGCTTCCCCGTGCCGCCCGGCCCCGGCCTCGGCGTGGACGTCGATCCCGCCGCCCTGGTGCCCTCAGCCGCCCTCTGA